A genome region from Nocardiopsis exhalans includes the following:
- a CDS encoding DEAD/DEAH box helicase, which translates to MLPAEPEPDSLFEAFALWAEERGITLYPHQEEALIEVVSGSNVILNTPTGSGKSLVATGALFAALARNECAFYTAPIKALVSEKFFDLCKIFGTENVGMMTGDASVNADAPIVCCTAEVLAQIALAEGRDADINTVVMDEFHFYAEPDRGWAWQVPLLEMPQAQFLLMSATLGDVSRFEEDLEKRTGRSTAVVASAERPVPLYYDYRVTPLHETLEELLGDGHAPVYIVHFTQAQAVERAQSLTSINMCTKEEKAKIAEEIGNFRFTTKFGRNLSRYVRHGIGVHHAGMLPKYRRLVERLAQSGLLKVICGTDTLGVGVNVPIRTVLFTALSKYDGVRVRRLRAREFHQIAGRAGRAGFDTVGNVVAQAPEHVIENEKALAKAGDDSKKRRKVVRKKAPDGFVSWDEATFRKLIESEPEPLNSRFRVSNAMLLSVIGRPGNCFTAMKYLLTENHDDRKTQRRHIHDAVSIYRSLLDGGIVETLPEPDEQGRTARLTVDLQADFALNQPLSTFALAALDLLDVESPTYPLDALTVVESTLDDPRQILGAQLNKARGEAVQEMKMEGIEYEERMELLEEVDYPKPLEELLNHAYEVYRTGHPWVGDHPLRPKTIARDMYERAMNFVEYVGYYELARSEGLVLRYLASAYKALNQTVPDDAKTEELRDLIEWLGELVRQVDSSLLDEWEQLTNPEEEAEGEGAEVEEKVRPVTANARAFRVLVRNEMFRRVELASRRRYGDLGKLSEDDEWSGEEWAEAVEAYYAEHDQIGTGPDARGPKMLLIEEEDDMWRVRQILADPAGDHDWGISAEVDLAASNAEGRAVVHVTDVNRL; encoded by the coding sequence GTGCTTCCGGCCGAACCAGAACCCGATTCCCTCTTCGAGGCGTTCGCTTTGTGGGCCGAGGAGCGGGGCATCACCCTCTACCCGCACCAGGAGGAGGCCCTCATCGAGGTGGTCTCCGGGTCCAACGTCATCCTCAACACCCCCACCGGCTCCGGCAAGAGCCTGGTCGCCACCGGCGCGCTGTTCGCCGCCCTGGCACGGAACGAGTGCGCGTTCTACACCGCGCCGATCAAGGCCCTGGTGTCGGAGAAGTTCTTCGACCTGTGCAAGATCTTCGGTACCGAGAACGTCGGCATGATGACCGGTGACGCCAGCGTCAACGCCGACGCTCCCATCGTGTGCTGCACGGCGGAGGTCCTCGCCCAGATCGCCCTGGCCGAGGGCAGGGACGCCGACATCAACACCGTCGTCATGGACGAGTTCCACTTCTACGCCGAACCCGACCGCGGGTGGGCGTGGCAGGTGCCCCTGCTGGAGATGCCCCAGGCGCAGTTCCTGCTGATGTCGGCCACCCTGGGCGACGTCAGCCGGTTCGAGGAGGACCTGGAGAAGCGCACCGGACGGTCGACCGCCGTGGTCGCCTCCGCCGAGCGCCCGGTCCCCCTCTACTACGACTACCGCGTCACCCCGCTGCACGAGACCCTCGAGGAACTCCTCGGCGACGGGCACGCGCCCGTGTACATCGTGCACTTCACCCAGGCGCAGGCCGTGGAGCGCGCACAGTCGTTGACCAGCATCAACATGTGCACCAAGGAGGAGAAGGCGAAGATCGCCGAGGAGATCGGCAACTTCCGCTTCACCACCAAGTTCGGTCGCAACCTGTCCCGCTACGTGCGGCACGGCATCGGCGTGCACCACGCCGGGATGCTGCCCAAGTACCGGCGCCTGGTCGAGCGGCTGGCCCAGTCCGGGCTGCTCAAGGTCATCTGCGGCACCGACACCCTGGGCGTGGGCGTCAACGTGCCCATCCGCACCGTGCTGTTCACCGCGCTGAGCAAGTACGACGGGGTGCGGGTGCGCAGGCTCCGGGCCCGCGAGTTCCACCAGATCGCCGGGCGTGCCGGGCGGGCCGGGTTCGACACCGTCGGCAACGTGGTCGCCCAGGCCCCCGAGCACGTGATCGAGAACGAGAAGGCGCTGGCCAAGGCGGGCGACGACAGCAAGAAGCGGCGCAAGGTGGTGCGCAAGAAGGCCCCCGACGGGTTCGTGTCCTGGGACGAGGCGACCTTCCGCAAGCTCATCGAGTCCGAGCCCGAGCCGCTGAACTCGCGGTTCCGGGTGAGCAACGCGATGCTGCTGAGCGTGATCGGGCGGCCGGGCAACTGCTTCACCGCCATGAAGTACCTGCTCACCGAGAACCACGACGACCGCAAGACACAGCGCCGCCACATCCACGACGCGGTCTCCATCTACCGGTCGCTGCTGGACGGCGGGATCGTGGAGACCCTGCCCGAACCGGACGAGCAGGGCCGCACCGCGCGGCTCACCGTGGACCTGCAGGCCGATTTCGCGCTCAACCAGCCGCTGTCCACGTTCGCGCTGGCCGCGTTGGACCTGCTGGACGTGGAGTCGCCGACCTACCCGCTGGACGCGCTCACCGTGGTGGAGTCCACCCTGGACGACCCGCGTCAGATCCTCGGTGCCCAGCTCAACAAGGCGCGTGGCGAAGCCGTCCAGGAAATGAAGATGGAGGGCATCGAGTACGAGGAGCGCATGGAGCTGCTGGAGGAGGTCGACTACCCCAAGCCGCTGGAGGAGCTCCTCAACCACGCCTACGAGGTCTACCGGACCGGCCACCCGTGGGTGGGCGACCACCCGCTGCGGCCCAAGACCATCGCCCGTGACATGTACGAGCGCGCGATGAACTTCGTGGAGTACGTGGGCTACTACGAGCTGGCCCGCTCCGAGGGACTGGTGCTGCGCTACCTGGCCAGCGCGTACAAGGCGCTCAACCAGACGGTGCCGGACGACGCCAAGACCGAGGAGCTGCGCGACCTCATCGAGTGGCTGGGCGAGCTGGTGCGCCAGGTGGACTCCAGCCTCCTGGACGAGTGGGAGCAGCTCACCAACCCGGAGGAGGAGGCCGAGGGCGAGGGCGCGGAGGTCGAGGAGAAGGTCCGCCCGGTCACCGCGAACGCCCGTGCCTTCCGGGTGCTGGTCCGCAACGAGATGTTCCGCCGCGTGGAGCTGGCCTCCCGGCGGCGCTACGGCGACCTGGGCAAGCTGTCCGAGGACGACGAGTGGAGCGGCGAGGAGTGGGCCGAGGCCGTGGAGGCGTACTACGCCGAGCACGACCAGATCGGTACCGGTCCGGACGCGCGCGGTCCGAAGATGCTCCTCATCGAGGAGGAGGATGACATGTGGCGGGTCCGCCAGATCCTCGCCGACCCGGCCGGTGACCACGACTGGGGGATCAGCGCGGAGGTCGACCTGGCCGCGTCGAACGCCGAGGGGCGCGCTGTGGTGCACGTGACGGACGTGAACCGGCTCTAG
- a CDS encoding RibD family protein, translated as MDRPYTILSCAMSIDGRIDDTSPERLRLSNEADFAEIDELRAGCDAILVGAGTLRADNPRLLVRSPVLREHRREQGRTENLLKAVVTRGGDVDPGARFFSTGDAGAVVYTGGPGVATATERLAGRPDTDPPAEVVDAGDPPTAEAILNDLAGRGVTRLLVEGGGHIHTLFLTSGLADELRLAVAPFLVGEEDAPRFVMPGAYPYSPQTPMRLVEARSLGGIAVLRYALNPGER; from the coding sequence ATGGACCGTCCCTACACCATCCTGAGCTGCGCGATGTCGATCGACGGACGCATCGACGACACCAGCCCCGAACGCCTGCGCCTGTCCAACGAGGCCGACTTCGCCGAGATCGACGAACTACGCGCCGGATGCGACGCGATCCTGGTCGGCGCGGGCACCCTGAGGGCCGACAACCCCCGCCTCCTCGTGCGCTCACCGGTCCTGCGCGAGCACCGCCGCGAACAGGGGCGTACCGAGAACCTGCTCAAGGCCGTGGTCACCCGGGGCGGCGACGTGGACCCCGGCGCGCGCTTCTTCTCCACCGGCGACGCGGGCGCGGTCGTCTACACCGGCGGGCCCGGCGTGGCCACCGCCACCGAGCGCCTGGCCGGACGCCCTGACACCGACCCGCCCGCCGAGGTCGTGGACGCGGGAGACCCGCCCACCGCCGAGGCGATCCTGAACGACCTGGCCGGCCGGGGCGTCACCCGGTTGCTGGTCGAGGGCGGCGGACACATCCACACCCTGTTCCTCACCTCTGGCCTGGCCGACGAGCTCCGGCTGGCCGTCGCCCCGTTCCTGGTGGGTGAGGAGGACGCTCCGCGCTTCGTCATGCCGGGTGCCTACCCCTACTCCCCGCAGACGCCCATGCGCCTGGTGGAGGCCCGTTCCCTGGGCGGGATCGCGGTGCTGCGGTACGCACTGAACCCGGGGGAGCGGTGA
- a CDS encoding malate dehydrogenase produces the protein MSKAPVNVTVTGAAGQIGYALLFRIASGQLLGADTPVKLRLLEIPQAVKAAEGTAMELDDCAFPLLQGIDIFDDANKAFEGANVGLLVGARPRGPGMERGDLLQANGGIFKPQGEAINAGAADDIRVLVVGNPANTNALIAQSHAPDVPAERFTAMTRLDHNRALTQLAKKLDVSINDIKKLTIWGNHSATQYPDLFNAEVNGANAAKAVGDQAWLENDFIPTVAKRGAAIIEARGASSAASAANAAIDHVYDWVNGTPEGDWTSAAIPSDGSYGVPEGLISSFPVTSKDGKWEIVQGLEIDEFSRGRIDASVQELVEERDTVKKLGLV, from the coding sequence ATGTCCAAAGCACCCGTCAACGTCACCGTCACCGGCGCCGCCGGCCAGATCGGCTACGCCCTCCTGTTCCGGATCGCCTCCGGTCAGCTGCTCGGCGCCGACACCCCGGTGAAGCTGCGCCTGCTGGAGATCCCGCAGGCCGTCAAGGCCGCCGAGGGCACGGCGATGGAGCTTGACGACTGCGCCTTCCCGCTGCTCCAGGGCATCGACATCTTCGACGACGCCAACAAGGCGTTCGAGGGTGCCAACGTCGGCCTGCTGGTCGGCGCCCGTCCGCGCGGCCCGGGCATGGAGCGCGGTGACCTGCTCCAGGCCAACGGCGGCATCTTCAAGCCCCAGGGTGAGGCGATCAACGCCGGTGCCGCCGACGACATCCGCGTCCTGGTGGTCGGCAACCCGGCCAACACCAACGCCCTCATCGCGCAGAGCCACGCCCCGGACGTCCCGGCCGAGCGCTTCACCGCGATGACGCGTCTGGACCACAACCGCGCGCTGACCCAGCTCGCCAAGAAGCTCGACGTGTCGATCAACGACATCAAGAAGCTCACGATCTGGGGCAACCACTCCGCCACCCAGTACCCGGACCTGTTCAACGCCGAGGTCAACGGCGCCAACGCCGCCAAGGCCGTCGGTGACCAGGCCTGGCTGGAGAACGACTTCATCCCGACCGTCGCCAAGCGCGGCGCCGCGATCATCGAGGCCCGTGGCGCGTCCTCGGCCGCCTCGGCCGCGAACGCCGCCATCGACCACGTCTACGACTGGGTGAACGGCACCCCCGAGGGCGACTGGACCTCCGCGGCCATCCCGTCCGACGGTTCCTACGGCGTGCCCGAGGGCCTCATCTCCTCCTTCCCCGTCACCTCCAAGGACGGCAAGTGGGAGATCGTGCAGGGCCTGGAGATCGACGAGTTCTCCCGCGGCCGTATCGACGCTTCGGTGCAGGAGCTCGTCGAGGAGCGCGACACCGTCAAGAAGCTCGGCCTCGTCTAG
- a CDS encoding VOC family protein: MTLSVRDHDVSAHFYRSVLGLQPQRPESRGGPRQTVFQLPGGPVIELVQHQDNFKGRFDSRRCGLGRLTLAVANPGVLEAWEDRFTRMDVEHTPVAHTAEGSTLVFQDPDGTELALFVPADPDTDED, from the coding sequence GTGACCCTGTCCGTACGCGATCACGACGTGAGCGCGCACTTCTACCGCTCCGTCCTGGGGCTGCAGCCGCAACGCCCCGAAAGCCGGGGCGGCCCGCGCCAGACCGTGTTCCAGCTTCCGGGCGGACCGGTGATCGAGCTCGTCCAGCACCAGGACAACTTCAAGGGCCGCTTCGACAGCCGCCGCTGCGGCCTGGGCCGCCTGACCCTGGCCGTGGCCAACCCGGGCGTGCTGGAGGCCTGGGAGGACCGGTTCACCCGGATGGATGTGGAACACACCCCGGTGGCCCACACCGCGGAGGGCTCGACCCTGGTCTTCCAGGACCCCGACGGCACCGAACTCGCACTGTTCGTGCCCGCCGACCCCGACACCGACGAGGACTGA
- a CDS encoding MFS transporter — translation MSPLETLRRMNRIAGWPLLLATFLARLPVSMTLIGLLTLVTSTTGSVAAAGLVSGAFALGEAVGGPIIARFADRHGQRVPVLVTALLDAALIVLLVAAVAADAPLPALVALAAVGGLCMPQVGPMARTRWVVLIRKGTGHGPERERSVSAAMSVEGVLDEASFVLGPALVGILTLTLSPTASVLGAAVLIGVFGTVFALHPTAPPGSAPVRGAEGRIARPALLLLAVPMFCQGLFFGGMSTGVTAFADNAGHGDLSGLMYAVMGSSSAVAGLMMASLPVGFSLTARTRVAAGGLALLTLPLYLNHGPATLAVAIFVLGVAIGPHLVSLFGLIERAAPPSRLSQSMAIILSSLILGQSLGSMISGALADTYGHQGAFALATAGGLISFAVTTLVLRGRWYERPDNSGAGARATAPVAGTPVARTAGATRGD, via the coding sequence ATGTCACCTCTGGAGACCCTGCGGCGGATGAACCGGATCGCCGGTTGGCCGCTGCTGCTCGCCACCTTCCTGGCCCGGCTCCCCGTATCGATGACCCTCATCGGGCTGCTGACCCTGGTCACCAGTACCACCGGCAGCGTCGCCGCGGCCGGTCTGGTCTCCGGGGCGTTCGCGCTCGGTGAGGCCGTGGGCGGTCCGATCATCGCCCGCTTCGCCGACCGCCACGGGCAGCGCGTCCCCGTCCTGGTGACCGCGCTCCTGGACGCGGCCCTGATCGTCCTGCTGGTCGCCGCGGTCGCGGCGGACGCCCCGCTGCCGGCCCTGGTGGCGCTGGCCGCCGTCGGCGGTCTGTGCATGCCCCAGGTCGGCCCGATGGCGCGCACCCGCTGGGTGGTGCTCATCCGTAAGGGGACCGGCCACGGGCCGGAGCGTGAACGCTCGGTCTCGGCGGCGATGTCGGTGGAGGGCGTCCTGGACGAGGCCTCCTTCGTACTGGGCCCGGCCCTGGTCGGCATCCTCACCCTCACCCTCTCCCCCACCGCGAGCGTGCTCGGCGCGGCCGTGCTGATCGGTGTGTTCGGCACCGTGTTCGCCCTGCACCCCACCGCTCCGCCCGGGTCGGCCCCGGTGCGCGGCGCCGAGGGCCGGATCGCCCGTCCGGCGCTGCTCCTGCTCGCCGTGCCGATGTTCTGCCAGGGGCTGTTCTTCGGCGGAATGTCCACGGGGGTGACCGCGTTCGCGGACAACGCCGGACACGGTGACCTGTCCGGACTGATGTACGCGGTGATGGGGTCCAGCAGCGCCGTGGCCGGACTGATGATGGCCTCGCTGCCGGTGGGCTTCTCGCTGACCGCGCGCACCCGGGTGGCGGCGGGCGGTCTGGCCCTGCTCACCCTCCCCCTGTACCTGAACCACGGGCCCGCGACCCTGGCGGTGGCCATCTTCGTGCTGGGTGTCGCGATCGGCCCGCACCTGGTGAGCCTGTTCGGGCTGATCGAGCGGGCGGCCCCGCCCAGCCGGCTTTCGCAGTCGATGGCGATCATCCTGAGCAGCCTGATCCTGGGGCAGTCCCTGGGCTCCATGATCTCCGGCGCCCTGGCCGACACCTACGGCCACCAGGGGGCGTTCGCGCTGGCCACGGCGGGCGGGCTGATCTCGTTCGCGGTGACCACGCTGGTCCTGCGCGGGCGCTGGTACGAGCGCCCCGACAACTCTGGTGCCGGTGCCCGTGCCACCGCGCCGGTGGCCGGGACACCCGTGGCCAGGACCGCTGGGGCCACCCGGGGGGATTGA
- a CDS encoding dCMP deaminase, producing the protein MDLTGSTGGPGPAEGAADRFWLTAAIQLSRSCPPSSTAFSVGAVVVSARGQILGEGYSRRDDPHDHAEEVTFRGIDPEDPRLREATVYTSLEPCSSRASRPRSCTELILSTPVPRVVLAWREPALFVDCDGAERLTAAGRTVVERPDLAEDVREVNAHLLN; encoded by the coding sequence ATGGACCTGACCGGGAGCACCGGCGGCCCCGGCCCGGCGGAGGGGGCGGCCGACCGTTTCTGGCTGACGGCGGCGATCCAGCTGTCCCGCTCCTGCCCGCCCTCGAGCACCGCTTTCTCCGTCGGTGCCGTTGTGGTCTCCGCGCGGGGACAGATCCTCGGCGAGGGCTACTCGCGCCGCGACGACCCGCACGACCACGCCGAGGAGGTGACCTTCCGGGGGATCGACCCCGAGGACCCGCGCCTGAGGGAGGCGACCGTCTACACGTCCCTGGAACCGTGCAGCTCACGGGCCTCACGCCCGCGCTCGTGCACCGAGCTGATCCTCTCCACGCCCGTTCCGCGCGTGGTCCTGGCCTGGCGTGAACCGGCCCTGTTCGTGGACTGCGACGGCGCCGAACGCCTGACCGCCGCCGGACGTACCGTGGTCGAACGCCCCGACCTCGCCGAGGACGTCCGCGAGGTCAACGCCCACCTGCTGAACTGA
- a CDS encoding TetR/AcrR family transcriptional regulator produces the protein MTADLSPHALRTTAPVLDCAARLFAEHGSRGMAMSDLTHRIAAETDTDAACLRRAFPTRFDLTYAVVLRATRERVNTQLAADDPERPPTERMSDLVRRHVSSGWKHRAAIALSQDLLPTLRAINPARHREISSLHRTFRAHVHGIIVAGVAAGQFPIRDTGKATDSVLDTFDSLLHWYDPEAGLSLSDLGGVYVDLVIHHHLQYPR, from the coding sequence ATGACGGCCGACCTCTCCCCTCACGCGCTTCGCACGACAGCCCCCGTCCTGGACTGCGCGGCCCGCCTGTTCGCCGAGCACGGTTCCCGCGGCATGGCCATGTCCGATCTGACCCACCGGATCGCGGCCGAGACCGACACCGACGCGGCATGCCTCAGGCGGGCCTTCCCCACCAGGTTCGACCTGACCTACGCCGTCGTGTTACGTGCCACCCGAGAACGCGTCAACACCCAGCTGGCGGCCGACGACCCCGAGCGGCCGCCCACCGAACGCATGTCCGACCTCGTCCGCAGGCACGTGAGCTCCGGCTGGAAACACCGTGCCGCCATCGCCCTGAGCCAGGACCTGCTACCGACCTTGCGGGCCATCAACCCCGCCCGACACCGCGAGATCAGCTCGCTGCACCGGACCTTCCGCGCGCACGTGCACGGGATCATCGTGGCGGGGGTGGCCGCCGGACAGTTCCCCATCCGCGACACCGGCAAGGCCACCGACTCCGTCCTGGACACCTTCGACTCACTGCTGCACTGGTACGACCCCGAGGCCGGACTCAGCCTCAGCGATCTCGGCGGCGTCTACGTCGACCTGGTGATCCACCACCACCTCCAGTACCCGCGCTGA
- a CDS encoding GDSL-type esterase/lipase family protein: MVDGGRTGTGAANPKATVWDHVLRGVSVLAVFLLVLTAFNTTVTPDVTAHPADDSDEPAAQPLSALMDRIGISPDGSAGAGDLDHAGNSLSARGLAAAGWHPGGEVVLLDTPLELPVYGPGRPDHVISDGQSVALAAEPAEFQSVTFLVTGTRTDGTGEDVRGNGRVVYSDGTTKDFPFSVPDWAAGPAGDAVLSLPYANSATGFGQDTIGSVRLYARSVPLDPDREVDHVILPTVLDDDASLHVFSVGGRSAAQSWTGTWARATSGYAEVGPWEDQTLRLTVRTTTGGYKARIRLDNTFASRPVAIGAASIALRDEDAATHGAATRGAAVPLTFDGVPGAVIPAGGRLVSDPVDILLPPQTQLLVSFHLPERVTAAPVHYASVDTNYTSVPGSGNQTMDGTGEPFTGLVDRWPFLTGIEISDGPGAVVAYGDSITDGLRSGRDAYTRWPDVLSARLHASPDLPNPGVLNLGVAGNRITSDGYPGEGVSTYASGVSMLHRAQRDVFSQNGVDSVVVFAGINDLRWGAHPDEVVAGLRRLANTANEHGVRVFVATLVPCAGEARCTPEVDQGREYVNAHLREQAQDTASSAFDGVWDFDAVLRDPMAPDRLRPEYDSGDHLHPNEAGLRAIAESVDLYELIGD, translated from the coding sequence GTGGTGGACGGGGGGCGAACAGGCACGGGCGCCGCGAACCCGAAGGCCACGGTCTGGGACCACGTCCTGCGGGGCGTCTCCGTCCTCGCGGTGTTCCTGCTTGTGCTGACCGCCTTCAACACCACGGTCACCCCCGACGTCACCGCGCACCCCGCCGACGACTCCGACGAACCCGCCGCGCAGCCGCTGTCCGCCCTCATGGATCGGATCGGGATCTCCCCGGACGGCTCCGCCGGCGCCGGGGACCTCGACCACGCGGGCAACAGCCTGTCCGCGCGCGGCCTGGCCGCGGCCGGCTGGCACCCCGGCGGAGAGGTCGTCCTGCTGGACACCCCGCTCGAACTCCCCGTCTACGGTCCCGGACGCCCCGACCACGTGATCTCCGACGGCCAGTCCGTAGCGCTCGCCGCCGAGCCCGCCGAGTTCCAGTCCGTGACCTTCCTGGTCACCGGGACCCGGACCGACGGCACCGGCGAGGACGTGCGGGGCAACGGCCGGGTGGTCTACTCGGACGGCACCACCAAGGACTTCCCGTTCTCGGTTCCGGACTGGGCGGCGGGCCCGGCCGGGGACGCGGTGCTGTCCCTGCCCTACGCCAACTCGGCCACGGGTTTCGGGCAGGACACCATCGGCTCGGTACGCCTGTACGCCCGTTCCGTGCCGCTGGACCCCGACCGCGAGGTCGACCACGTCATCCTGCCCACGGTCCTGGACGACGACGCCAGCCTGCACGTGTTCTCCGTGGGCGGGCGGTCCGCGGCGCAGTCCTGGACCGGTACCTGGGCCCGCGCCACCTCCGGGTACGCCGAGGTGGGCCCGTGGGAGGACCAGACGCTGCGCCTGACGGTGCGCACCACCACCGGCGGCTACAAGGCCCGGATCCGGCTCGACAACACCTTCGCCTCCCGCCCGGTCGCCATCGGCGCGGCCTCCATCGCCCTGCGGGACGAGGACGCGGCCACGCACGGCGCGGCCACCCGCGGCGCGGCGGTCCCGCTCACCTTCGACGGCGTACCCGGAGCGGTCATCCCGGCCGGGGGCAGGCTGGTCAGCGACCCCGTCGACATCCTCCTGCCGCCGCAGACCCAGCTCCTGGTCAGCTTCCACCTGCCCGAACGGGTCACCGCTGCGCCGGTGCACTACGCCTCGGTGGACACCAACTACACGAGCGTGCCCGGCAGCGGCAACCAGACCATGGACGGCACCGGCGAGCCGTTCACCGGGCTGGTGGACCGGTGGCCGTTCCTCACCGGGATCGAGATTTCGGACGGCCCGGGTGCGGTGGTGGCCTACGGCGACTCCATCACCGACGGCCTGCGTTCGGGCCGGGACGCCTACACGCGCTGGCCGGACGTGCTCAGCGCGCGGCTGCACGCCAGCCCGGACCTGCCCAACCCGGGGGTGCTCAACCTCGGGGTGGCGGGCAACCGGATCACCTCGGACGGCTACCCGGGCGAGGGCGTGTCCACCTACGCCAGCGGAGTGAGCATGCTGCACCGCGCCCAGCGGGACGTCTTCTCCCAGAACGGGGTGGACTCGGTGGTGGTCTTCGCCGGGATCAACGACCTGCGTTGGGGCGCACACCCGGACGAGGTGGTCGCGGGGCTGAGGCGGCTGGCCAACACCGCGAACGAACACGGAGTGCGGGTCTTCGTGGCGACCCTGGTGCCCTGCGCGGGGGAGGCCCGGTGCACTCCGGAGGTGGACCAGGGACGTGAGTACGTCAACGCCCACCTGCGGGAACAGGCGCAGGACACGGCCTCCTCGGCCTTCGACGGGGTGTGGGACTTCGACGCGGTGCTGCGCGACCCGATGGCGCCGGACCGGCTGCGCCCGGAGTACGACTCCGGCGACCACCTGCACCCCAACGAGGCCGGGCTGAGGGCGATCGCGGAGTCGGTGGACCTGTACGAGCTGATCGGCGACTGA
- a CDS encoding DeoR/GlpR family DNA-binding transcription regulator: MIPDQRREHILKLLQERHVLSINELTSMLSVSHMTVRRDIQALENDGKVLSVTGGVRLAARLKSEPSYLAKAQLEVPAKRAIARAAADLVRENFTIYLDAGTTTLQMVPLLTDKVGLTVITSDFNVVGHLMEYPGIELIHTGGVVSHSDHSSVGQFTADFLRQVNVDLAFIASSSWDAERGSTTPSEAKVTAKQELLRIASKSVLVVDSTKYGKFGTFRVARLEEFDLIITDDRLPRSAVDELGERDIRLKTVPGE; the protein is encoded by the coding sequence ATGATCCCGGACCAACGGCGAGAGCACATCCTGAAGCTCCTCCAGGAGCGGCACGTGCTGAGTATCAACGAGCTCACGTCGATGCTGTCCGTGTCCCACATGACGGTGCGTCGCGACATCCAGGCTCTGGAGAACGACGGCAAGGTCCTGTCGGTCACCGGTGGTGTGCGGCTGGCCGCGCGGCTCAAGAGCGAGCCCTCCTACCTGGCCAAGGCCCAGCTGGAGGTGCCCGCCAAGCGCGCCATAGCCCGCGCCGCGGCCGACCTGGTGCGCGAGAACTTCACCATCTACCTGGACGCGGGCACGACCACCCTGCAGATGGTGCCGCTGCTCACCGACAAGGTCGGGCTGACCGTCATCACCAGTGACTTCAACGTCGTCGGCCACCTGATGGAGTACCCGGGGATCGAACTGATCCACACCGGGGGCGTGGTCTCGCACTCCGACCACTCCTCCGTCGGCCAGTTCACCGCGGACTTCCTCCGCCAGGTCAATGTCGACCTCGCCTTCATCGCGAGCAGCTCCTGGGACGCCGAACGCGGCTCGACCACGCCCTCCGAGGCCAAGGTGACCGCCAAGCAGGAACTGCTGCGCATCGCCTCCAAGAGTGTCCTGGTGGTGGACAGCACCAAGTACGGCAAGTTCGGCACCTTCCGGGTGGCCCGCCTGGAGGAGTTCGACCTGATCATCACCGACGACCGCTTGCCGCGCTCCGCGGTGGACGAGCTCGGCGAGCGCGACATTCGCCTCAAGACCGTTCCGGGCGAGTAG